A single Chryseobacterium sp. DNA region contains:
- a CDS encoding thioredoxin family protein gives MKYSKIIIIITLFMFQLGMAQEKTSVVLNKALTEAKANNKNVLLMFHASWCKWCKAMEKNMNLPETKPIFDKKFVTAYVDVQERGEKKVLENPGGQELMNKYKGENAGLPFWLIINPKGEVLADSFDDKKQNLGAPSTAEEVAAFTAKLKKTAKLNKEEIQLIENAFLKKDK, from the coding sequence ATGAAATACTCAAAAATTATTATCATTATAACGCTGTTCATGTTTCAGCTGGGTATGGCACAGGAAAAAACAAGTGTAGTACTCAATAAGGCCCTTACAGAAGCAAAGGCCAACAACAAAAATGTACTGCTGATGTTCCATGCTTCATGGTGCAAATGGTGTAAGGCGATGGAGAAAAATATGAATCTTCCGGAAACAAAACCTATTTTCGATAAGAAATTTGTCACGGCCTATGTGGATGTTCAGGAAAGGGGAGAAAAGAAAGTCCTTGAAAACCCTGGCGGCCAGGAACTCATGAATAAATATAAAGGCGAAAATGCCGGGCTTCCCTTCTGGCTGATAATAAACCCTAAAGGAGAAGTGCTCGCCGACTCTTTTGATGATAAAAAACAAAACCTTGGAGCACCTTCTACAGCTGAAGAAGTAGCGGCTTTTACAGCAAAACTTAAGAAAACTGCAAAACTCAATAAAGAAGAAATTCAGCTCATTGAAAATGCGTTTTTGAAAAAAGATAAATAA
- a CDS encoding helix-turn-helix transcriptional regulator: MIEIKKYSNQEGYPEPRRVIRYTLFWCTSGSAEILIDENLFFLKAGQTVTITSGQFHQLIAVEGEVTALEFTLDFFSKSDSDIELIFHNGLFCHFGMNEIITVRRPSFFTETLSMIEKEIQEKPYQYLISTHSLVELLLIEINRSKIANGDEIWKPDALFLKFLESVRYHFSDNYPVSHFAAILGTTEAKLNEISKLHTQKTAQNVIYSLIISEAKRLLLYEKLSVKEIAYQLGFNDPFYFSNFFKKHISRSPKEYQKAVKN; this comes from the coding sequence ATGATTGAAATAAAAAAATATTCAAATCAGGAAGGCTATCCGGAGCCAAGACGGGTGATCAGGTATACTCTTTTCTGGTGTACGAGCGGAAGTGCTGAAATTCTGATTGATGAAAATCTCTTTTTTTTGAAAGCCGGTCAGACCGTTACCATTACTTCAGGACAATTTCATCAGCTGATCGCTGTAGAAGGCGAAGTGACCGCACTCGAATTTACCCTGGATTTTTTCAGTAAAAGTGACAGTGACATTGAACTTATCTTTCACAACGGGCTCTTCTGCCATTTCGGGATGAATGAAATCATCACCGTTCGCCGTCCTTCATTTTTTACAGAAACCCTCAGCATGATTGAAAAGGAAATCCAGGAGAAACCTTATCAATATCTGATTTCCACCCATTCCCTGGTAGAACTGTTATTAATAGAAATCAACCGCAGTAAAATTGCCAACGGAGATGAGATCTGGAAACCTGATGCGTTGTTTTTAAAATTCCTGGAAAGTGTCCGATATCATTTTAGTGACAATTATCCTGTATCTCATTTTGCAGCGATTTTAGGAACTACTGAAGCCAAATTGAATGAGATCTCAAAGCTTCACACCCAGAAAACAGCACAAAATGTCATTTATAGCCTTATCATTTCCGAAGCGAAAAGGTTGCTGCTTTATGAAAAGCTCAGTGTAAAGGAAATTGCTTACCAGCTTGGCTTTAACGATCCTTTTTATTTTTCCAATTTCTTTAAAAAACATATTTCACGATCCCCAAAGGAATATCAGAAAGCCGTCAAAAATTAA
- a CDS encoding DoxX protein: protein MTSIKTQQDLAIFLLRITLAAGFLSATASRLNLWGRHSSGWKNFVHSTAETNSFLPQSFAPSIAAVSTLAELSMGILLLIGYQISKTALCASVLTLLFAIAMGISFGLKEPLDYSVFVFSASSFLLSTFPRYKWSLDQLLHP from the coding sequence ATGACAAGTATAAAAACTCAACAGGACCTCGCTATATTCTTATTAAGAATAACTCTGGCAGCAGGATTTTTATCCGCCACGGCAAGCAGGCTGAATCTTTGGGGAAGGCATTCTTCCGGCTGGAAAAATTTTGTACACTCTACTGCCGAAACCAATTCGTTTCTGCCACAATCATTTGCACCCAGTATTGCAGCAGTATCAACTCTTGCTGAACTATCAATGGGTATTTTACTTCTTATAGGGTATCAGATAAGTAAAACGGCTTTGTGCGCTTCCGTTTTAACACTATTATTTGCCATCGCCATGGGTATTTCTTTTGGACTTAAAGAGCCTTTAGATTATTCGGTCTTTGTATTCAGCGCCTCATCTTTTCTGCTAAGTACTTTTCCCCGTTACAAATGGTCTTTAGATCAACTTTTACATCCATAA
- a CDS encoding dimethylsulfonioproprionate lyase family protein: MSTNIHDYIVKTEQKEWQPLLEKGVHYQGIFVKSLKFDPENNRSTTILLKFEPGASYPYHNHPAGEELFIMEGDATIAGAQLKKGDYLYTPPNFKHAVTSENGCMILFVVPEEVEIL, from the coding sequence ATGAGCACAAACATCCACGATTATATCGTAAAAACAGAACAGAAAGAATGGCAGCCTTTACTTGAAAAAGGAGTTCATTATCAAGGTATTTTCGTAAAATCATTAAAATTTGATCCTGAAAATAACCGTTCCACCACCATTCTATTAAAGTTTGAACCGGGAGCAAGCTATCCTTATCACAATCATCCTGCAGGTGAAGAGCTGTTCATCATGGAAGGTGATGCTACCATTGCAGGTGCCCAACTGAAAAAGGGAGATTATCTATACACTCCGCCAAATTTCAAACATGCTGTGACGTCGGAAAATGGCTGCATGATCCTTTTTGTCGTTCCTGAAGAAGTGGAAATCCTTTAA
- a CDS encoding heparan-alpha-glucosaminide N-acetyltransferase domain-containing protein yields MEQQSKRIAALDLIKGMSVIGMIIIHTLLIFANVKSQSETVIGSFIVFLGRGTSIFLICMGITFMTSSHQSLKSAVQRGGLLLVAAFFMNFMKFIVPVMFGFASDNFIQKYGWHAPIEQQYLYLELLGDILQLAGLSLLFIGFIRKYVKNKYGILAIGLFIALVSREVSGITIDYPVINYILDLLFSNDFPAYVYFPVFPWMSFIIIGMFFGKWYLELNYNAKQLFKNMLYAGLLFVALGAPLVFIYGEYHYNGFYHMGPGGVIYFAGWTLIFLWAIFTATSKIQENSFIRILKYCSRNLTSMYMIQWILISWGKGIFGYRQHGIGFVLLLIVLYMVLTFSVQFSLDLLKKKAIHGLSTDLNR; encoded by the coding sequence ATGGAACAGCAAAGTAAAAGAATTGCAGCCCTTGATTTAATCAAAGGAATGAGTGTCATAGGAATGATCATTATCCATACCTTACTCATATTTGCAAATGTAAAATCACAGTCAGAGACCGTTATCGGTAGTTTTATCGTCTTTTTAGGCAGAGGAACGTCTATTTTTCTCATCTGTATGGGAATAACATTTATGACTTCAAGCCACCAAAGTCTAAAAAGTGCCGTACAGCGGGGCGGTTTACTTTTAGTGGCTGCTTTTTTTATGAATTTTATGAAATTTATTGTCCCCGTAATGTTTGGTTTTGCTTCTGATAATTTTATCCAAAAATATGGATGGCATGCTCCAATAGAGCAGCAATATCTGTATTTGGAACTGTTGGGAGATATTTTACAGTTAGCGGGATTGTCCTTACTCTTTATCGGCTTTATCAGGAAGTATGTAAAAAATAAATACGGCATTCTTGCTATAGGATTATTCATTGCATTAGTCTCCAGAGAAGTGAGTGGAATTACTATTGATTATCCTGTTATTAATTATATCCTGGATCTTCTTTTTAGTAATGATTTTCCTGCCTATGTCTATTTTCCGGTTTTTCCCTGGATGTCTTTTATCATCATCGGGATGTTTTTTGGTAAATGGTATCTTGAATTGAATTATAACGCAAAACAATTATTTAAGAATATGCTGTATGCAGGACTTCTGTTTGTGGCTCTTGGCGCTCCTTTGGTTTTTATATATGGTGAATATCATTATAATGGTTTTTACCATATGGGGCCTGGAGGAGTTATTTATTTTGCCGGTTGGACATTGATTTTTCTTTGGGCTATTTTTACAGCAACTTCAAAGATTCAAGAGAACAGTTTTATTAGAATTTTAAAGTATTGCAGCAGGAATTTAACATCCATGTACATGATACAGTGGATATTAATTTCCTGGGGAAAAGGCATCTTTGGATACAGACAGCACGGTATTGGATTCGTATTGCTGCTTATTGTATTATATATGGTACTGACATTTTCAGTTCAGTTTTCGTTAGACCTATTAAAGAAAAAAGCCATTCATGGTCTTTCAACGGATCTCAACAGATAA
- a CDS encoding AraC family transcriptional regulator, with translation MNETIDIFDTIVIVGVIQGAASAISIGCYPSNAPGKRLLSAILLILAFLHVKILLHSLGLWQSPAFHYFPLAIDTLIQPLFYLYTCSLTEKNFSLDARQLRHFIPVLIFQLHAMIVYAIGLIYSDITTKDFIAERYMHYNTIKWTEDVFALFSAGIYWYLSFRKTQRYRHWLFTSQSATQYSELAWLRNLLIGTGILVVLLFLSSISSTIFQLNNSFLYLEIFYGYLTILIYYLSFQGYRTILAAEVQIIRLSNDEQPSEQVALTDVPDTDIKTAAGQENLSVIQSALIEIMENHHLYMEPELSLKEIAKAIDFPPAQVSAAINAKFRVNFRSWVNHYRVEEVKKRLNDPAHKHLSLTGIAFDCGFNSEASFYRIFRKHTGYSPKTYLQTTKREH, from the coding sequence ATGAACGAAACCATTGATATTTTTGATACCATCGTTATCGTTGGTGTTATACAGGGCGCAGCCTCTGCAATATCTATCGGGTGCTATCCTTCCAATGCACCCGGCAAAAGGTTGTTATCTGCTATATTACTTATCCTGGCATTTCTTCACGTCAAAATACTGCTTCACAGTCTCGGTTTATGGCAATCTCCTGCTTTCCATTATTTTCCTCTGGCCATTGATACTCTGATCCAGCCTTTATTTTATCTATATACCTGTTCTTTGACGGAAAAGAATTTTTCATTGGATGCAAGACAATTGAGGCACTTTATACCTGTACTTATATTTCAGCTTCATGCAATGATCGTGTATGCCATAGGTCTTATATATTCCGATATAACAACAAAAGATTTTATAGCTGAGCGGTATATGCATTATAATACTATTAAATGGACTGAAGACGTTTTTGCCCTTTTTTCTGCCGGCATTTATTGGTATCTGAGCTTCCGGAAGACACAAAGATACCGGCATTGGCTGTTTACCAGTCAATCTGCAACACAGTATTCTGAATTGGCATGGCTCCGTAACCTGCTTATCGGAACCGGTATATTGGTAGTTCTGTTGTTTTTATCTTCAATATCTTCTACTATTTTCCAGCTTAATAATTCGTTCCTGTATCTTGAAATCTTTTATGGCTATCTTACAATACTGATCTATTATCTCTCTTTTCAAGGATACAGGACTATCTTAGCTGCTGAAGTACAAATCATACGGTTGTCAAATGATGAACAACCTTCGGAACAAGTGGCACTGACAGATGTTCCGGACACTGATATAAAAACTGCGGCAGGCCAGGAAAACCTCTCTGTCATCCAATCCGCATTGATAGAAATAATGGAAAATCATCATCTCTATATGGAACCTGAATTAAGCCTTAAAGAGATAGCAAAAGCGATTGATTTCCCGCCTGCACAAGTTTCTGCTGCTATCAATGCAAAATTTAGGGTAAATTTTCGAAGCTGGGTAAACCATTACCGTGTGGAAGAAGTAAAAAAAAGGCTGAATGATCCGGCACATAAACACCTTAGCCTTACCGGTATTGCTTTTGATTGTGGATTTAATTCTGAAGCCAGTTTTTACCGTATTTTTAGAAAACATACCGGATATTCTCCCAAAACCTATCTGCAGACAACAAAACGCGAGCATTAA
- a CDS encoding C10 family peptidase, translating into MKQIQLLSVALLMICHMGYSQISANQIPAQKPVIIKAPFLLKTNWDQWGTYAKYTPDKQVLGCWSTALAQILYYHRLKASGSVSYRCSKGYIIKDTLSYYVPIWKNFTTSINDKSRPELIDAVARYSYLTAVAIRKDFGTSKYLEMINPAPQVAKHFTCNATFYVSFTGKIPIPQEQMKLIADKEQIKNIIDKSSIIPLIKNEIRQKRPVYFHMGNFTNYGHSTVIDGYSEKDSIFYVHINYGASGFRSGWYDLFRPIDVEDDIRLRAFVTIKPIH; encoded by the coding sequence ATGAAACAGATACAACTATTATCCGTCGCCCTATTGATGATTTGCCACATGGGATATTCTCAAATCAGTGCAAACCAGATTCCTGCACAAAAACCTGTTATCATTAAGGCCCCTTTTCTACTGAAAACGAATTGGGACCAGTGGGGAACCTATGCCAAATATACTCCTGACAAACAAGTATTGGGATGCTGGAGTACAGCTTTAGCACAAATACTGTACTATCATCGTTTGAAGGCATCTGGCTCAGTTTCCTATCGCTGTTCCAAAGGATATATCATTAAGGATACTTTATCATACTATGTTCCCATTTGGAAGAATTTTACAACAAGTATAAACGATAAAAGCCGCCCGGAGCTTATAGATGCAGTGGCACGCTATTCATATCTTACTGCTGTTGCAATCCGGAAAGATTTCGGAACTTCAAAGTATCTGGAAATGATCAACCCAGCACCTCAGGTTGCAAAACACTTCACTTGTAATGCTACTTTTTATGTCAGTTTCACAGGTAAAATTCCTATTCCACAAGAACAGATGAAACTCATTGCTGATAAGGAACAGATAAAAAATATAATTGATAAAAGCAGTATCATTCCGTTGATTAAAAATGAGATCAGACAGAAAAGGCCAGTCTATTTCCACATGGGCAATTTTACTAATTACGGCCATTCTACAGTAATAGACGGATATTCGGAAAAAGACAGTATTTTTTATGTGCATATTAATTATGGCGCCAGCGGTTTTCGCTCCGGTTGGTATGACTTATTCAGGCCTATTGATGTGGAAGATGATATCCGCCTACGGGCATTTGTTACCATAAAGCCAATACATTAA
- a CDS encoding alpha-galactosidase — protein MKKICLLMIYCIILCFGALQAQKKAPLIIISTENTALVYTINTKNQLAQLYFGQTLKTIPEYSLINSPSVPALITQGTGPVREPALGVVHADNNPSLELQYLNHSTKTEGNIQSTEIQLRDPQYPFFVSLHFKAYRNENVIEQWTEIKHQEKKPVLLKYYSSAFLQLSVQNYYLTHFFGDWANEMRMQESLLPEGIYNIESKLGTRATNFDLPSFMLSINTPANEEDGKVLAGTLAWSGNFKLTFENIRYSEDIGHLLQVLPGINNYASDYTLPPSTSFITPPFIYTYSYTGKGQASRNLHQWAINYGIYKGKENKSTLLNNWEATYFNFDEQKLSGLLKEAQNLGVSVFLLDDGWFGNKYPRNNDNAGLGDWEANRKKLPNGLPFLVNEAKKHNVKFGIWVEPEMVNPKSELYEKHPDWILKLSNRPENLRRSQLVLDLANPKVQEHVFKVVDNILQENPDIAYIKWDCNRYMTNSFSSYLKDKQNNLYIDYTLGLYKVLQNIRQKYPDVELMWCSGGGGRAEYGGLKYTNEFWPSDNTDPLQRIFIQYGYSYFFPMGIQCAHVTNWGKQSLKFKLDVAMSGKLGFDIRIDEMSSQELQLSQNALNNYKSLQDIINTGKMYRLIAPYNNHYAAWMLTDQSKSKAVLYTYNLQTQLGDYFTPVYCKGLDPDKKYQLKELNLENEAQPQLPQNGKIFSGDYLMKVGLQWFLNGSFKSSVIELKAVN, from the coding sequence ATGAAAAAAATCTGTTTACTCATGATCTATTGTATTATCCTCTGTTTTGGAGCTTTACAAGCTCAGAAAAAAGCTCCTCTTATTATAATTTCTACAGAAAACACAGCACTTGTATATACAATAAATACTAAAAATCAGCTGGCTCAATTATATTTTGGGCAAACTCTAAAAACAATTCCGGAATATTCACTGATCAATTCACCTTCTGTTCCTGCGCTCATTACACAAGGAACCGGCCCTGTCCGCGAACCGGCACTGGGAGTGGTACATGCGGACAACAACCCGTCATTGGAACTTCAGTATCTTAATCACAGTACAAAGACAGAAGGAAATATACAGTCTACTGAAATTCAGCTCAGGGATCCTCAATATCCATTTTTTGTGTCATTGCATTTCAAAGCATACAGGAATGAAAATGTTATTGAACAGTGGACTGAAATAAAACATCAGGAAAAGAAACCTGTCCTATTAAAATATTATTCCTCAGCATTTCTCCAGCTATCTGTACAAAACTATTATCTCACTCACTTCTTTGGCGATTGGGCTAATGAAATGCGTATGCAGGAAAGTCTTCTCCCGGAAGGTATTTACAATATAGAATCCAAATTAGGTACACGGGCAACTAACTTTGATCTGCCTTCCTTCATGCTTTCAATAAATACCCCGGCCAATGAAGAAGATGGAAAAGTATTGGCCGGAACACTGGCCTGGAGCGGTAATTTCAAATTAACTTTTGAAAACATCCGTTATAGTGAAGATATCGGACACCTCCTGCAGGTATTACCGGGTATTAACAATTATGCATCCGATTATACTTTGCCTCCTAGTACTTCTTTTATCACCCCTCCATTTATTTACACCTATTCTTACACCGGAAAAGGACAGGCTTCCCGAAACCTTCATCAATGGGCTATCAATTATGGAATTTATAAAGGAAAAGAAAATAAATCGACCCTTCTAAACAACTGGGAAGCTACCTATTTTAATTTTGATGAACAAAAGCTTTCCGGCTTATTGAAGGAAGCACAAAATTTAGGGGTAAGCGTTTTCCTTTTGGATGATGGCTGGTTTGGAAATAAATATCCCAGAAATAATGACAATGCTGGATTGGGAGACTGGGAAGCTAATCGTAAAAAATTGCCTAACGGGCTGCCATTTCTGGTAAATGAAGCCAAAAAGCATAATGTCAAGTTCGGCATATGGGTGGAACCGGAAATGGTGAATCCCAAAAGTGAACTGTATGAAAAACATCCCGACTGGATTCTAAAATTGTCCAACAGACCTGAAAACCTCCGCAGATCCCAGTTGGTGCTGGATCTGGCCAATCCTAAAGTTCAGGAACATGTTTTCAAAGTGGTAGACAATATCCTTCAGGAAAATCCCGATATCGCCTATATTAAGTGGGACTGTAACCGATATATGACCAATAGCTTCTCCAGTTATTTGAAAGACAAACAAAATAACCTCTATATTGATTATACCTTAGGACTTTATAAGGTGTTACAAAACATTCGTCAGAAATACCCTGATGTAGAACTTATGTGGTGTAGTGGCGGTGGTGGGCGTGCTGAATATGGAGGTTTAAAATATACCAACGAATTCTGGCCGAGTGACAACACTGATCCTTTACAGCGGATATTTATTCAATACGGATACTCTTATTTCTTCCCTATGGGAATCCAGTGTGCTCATGTAACCAACTGGGGAAAACAGTCTCTGAAATTTAAACTCGATGTAGCCATGAGCGGTAAACTTGGATTTGACATTAGAATTGATGAAATGAGTAGCCAGGAACTTCAACTTTCGCAGAATGCCCTGAACAATTATAAGAGCCTCCAGGACATCATCAATACCGGTAAAATGTACCGATTAATAGCTCCTTACAACAATCATTACGCAGCATGGATGCTGACCGACCAATCCAAAAGTAAAGCAGTACTCTATACTTATAACCTGCAAACTCAATTAGGGGATTACTTTACTCCGGTATATTGTAAGGGACTTGATCCTGATAAAAAATACCAGCTCAAAGAACTCAATCTTGAAAATGAGGCCCAGCCTCAGCTCCCTCAAAACGGGAAAATATTTTCAGGAGATTATCTGATGAAAGTAGGACTTCAGTGGTTTTTAAATGGAAGCTTCAAAAGTAGTGTTATTGAACTGAAAGCTGTAAATTAA
- the ppk1 gene encoding polyphosphate kinase 1: protein MSLHFNPRDITWLAFNERVLQEAMDEKVPLHLRIRFLGIFSNNLDEFFRVRVAGLKRAMDFKEKVIAESFYQPPSKILQRINEIVMKQQLNFDKTWKKIQTEMADHKVSIKNSKNLTAKQKDFVRKYFDEVVESNVIPILLHENTPMPYLRDKSLYLGVAMRKKDWQYSSNYAIIEIPSRFVGRFVLLPTEDPEEKNVMLLEDVITFNLPHIFSYFGYDEFAAHAFKVTKDAELDLDNDIRTNFAEKIEKGLKNRRKGKPTRFVFDKDMDKALLELLIRKLNLTKKDSIIPGGKIHNFKHFMDFPDVFETYERPVERTSFTHQAFEHGERVTDVILKEDVLLTFPYHKYNPVIDLLREAAMDPDVKSIQITAYRLASSSKIINALIYAARNGKEVTVMLELQARFDEESNLEWKDMLEPEGITVLVGLPNKKVHAKLCVIKKRAHNKTIQYGFVSTGNFNEKTARIYGDHLLLTADRGIMADINKVFNVLKKPKEDNLPVLKTCKNLLVCPQFMRERIVHHIDKEIEEAKAGRKSEIIVKVNSLSDRSLIEKLYDAAKAGVIIKLIVRGIYCAVNQKEFKEKIKAISIVDEYLEHARVMYFYNKGIEDLYISSADWMTRNLDYRIEAAAKITDKNLKKELKDILEIQLRDNVKARILDKKLSNEYIRNDKKECRSQIETYTYLKAKTNKNEDSSDRHRK, encoded by the coding sequence ATGTCTTTACACTTTAATCCACGAGATATTACATGGCTGGCCTTTAATGAAAGGGTTTTACAAGAAGCCATGGACGAAAAAGTTCCTTTACATTTAAGAATACGTTTTCTCGGAATCTTCTCCAACAATTTAGATGAATTCTTCAGAGTACGTGTTGCCGGATTAAAGCGCGCCATGGATTTTAAAGAAAAGGTAATTGCTGAGTCTTTCTATCAGCCGCCCTCCAAAATCCTTCAACGGATTAATGAAATTGTCATGAAACAGCAGCTGAACTTCGATAAAACCTGGAAAAAGATCCAGACTGAAATGGCTGATCATAAAGTTTCCATTAAAAATTCAAAAAATCTGACCGCTAAACAGAAGGATTTTGTCAGAAAATATTTTGATGAAGTGGTAGAGTCCAATGTCATTCCTATTCTGCTTCATGAAAACACTCCAATGCCCTATTTAAGAGACAAAAGTCTTTATCTGGGCGTTGCCATGAGAAAAAAAGACTGGCAGTATTCCAGTAATTATGCTATCATTGAAATTCCGTCCCGTTTTGTAGGAAGGTTTGTACTACTGCCTACCGAAGATCCGGAAGAAAAAAATGTAATGCTTCTGGAAGATGTCATCACATTCAACCTGCCCCATATTTTCTCCTATTTCGGATATGACGAATTTGCAGCCCATGCTTTTAAAGTAACCAAAGATGCCGAACTGGATCTGGACAATGATATCAGAACCAATTTCGCGGAAAAAATAGAAAAAGGACTCAAAAACAGGAGAAAAGGAAAACCTACCCGTTTTGTTTTTGATAAAGATATGGACAAAGCTTTACTGGAGCTTCTTATCCGAAAATTAAACCTTACCAAAAAAGACAGCATCATTCCGGGTGGAAAAATCCATAATTTCAAACATTTTATGGATTTCCCTGATGTTTTCGAAACTTATGAGAGACCAGTGGAGAGAACTTCCTTTACCCATCAGGCTTTTGAACATGGCGAGAGAGTAACGGATGTTATTTTAAAAGAAGATGTACTGCTCACCTTTCCGTACCATAAATACAATCCGGTGATTGACCTATTGCGCGAAGCAGCCATGGATCCGGATGTAAAATCGATACAGATCACTGCTTACCGCCTGGCAAGCAGCTCCAAGATCATCAATGCCCTGATCTATGCAGCAAGAAACGGTAAGGAAGTAACCGTCATGCTTGAACTTCAGGCAAGATTCGATGAAGAATCCAATCTGGAGTGGAAAGATATGCTGGAACCGGAAGGAATCACTGTATTGGTGGGGCTTCCCAATAAAAAGGTTCACGCCAAACTCTGTGTCATCAAAAAAAGGGCTCACAATAAAACCATTCAGTACGGCTTTGTGAGTACCGGAAACTTCAACGAAAAAACAGCCAGAATCTACGGAGATCATCTGCTGTTAACGGCTGACCGCGGCATTATGGCAGATATCAATAAAGTATTCAATGTTCTGAAAAAACCAAAAGAAGATAATCTTCCGGTTTTGAAAACTTGTAAAAATTTATTAGTTTGCCCACAATTCATGCGTGAAAGGATCGTTCATCATATCGATAAAGAAATTGAAGAAGCCAAAGCAGGAAGAAAATCGGAGATCATCGTCAAGGTGAATTCTCTAAGTGACAGATCTTTGATTGAAAAATTATATGATGCCGCAAAAGCAGGAGTTATTATAAAACTGATCGTACGGGGAATTTACTGTGCAGTCAACCAAAAAGAATTTAAAGAAAAAATAAAAGCAATAAGTATCGTAGACGAATACCTGGAGCATGCCAGAGTCATGTATTTCTACAATAAAGGTATTGAAGACCTGTATATTTCTTCTGCCGACTGGATGACCAGAAATCTTGATTACAGAATTGAGGCCGCAGCAAAAATTACAGATAAGAACCTTAAAAAAGAATTGAAAGACATTCTCGAAATTCAGCTCAGAGACAATGTAAAAGCGAGAATTTTGGATAAAAAACTGAGCAATGAATATATAAGAAATGACAAGAAAGAATGCCGTTCCCAGATAGAAACCTATACATATTTAAAAGCTAAAACCAATAAAAATGAAGATAGCAGCGATAGACATAGGAAGTAA
- a CDS encoding exopolyphosphatase — protein sequence MKIAAIDIGSNAARLLINEVKINNRKPEFIKLNLLRIPLRLGMDVFTIGKIGSEREKMVIDSMKIFSDLMKIYKVDHYRACATSAMRDAANGNEIIRQVQETSGITIEIISGDEEATLIYENHVAEGLDKEFAYLYIDVGGGSTELTFYENGKMVYERSFNIGTIRLLNNLVTMDNWKEMKDEIKQNIVSTKPIVAIGSGGNINKVFSMSKIKDGKPMSLSHLKKVYKEFNELSVEERMTQYSLREDRADVLVHALSIFNNIMSWSEINRIFVPKISVADGLIQNIYSQLQHKK from the coding sequence ATGAAGATAGCAGCGATAGACATAGGAAGTAACGCAGCCCGCCTCCTTATCAATGAAGTAAAAATCAATAACAGAAAGCCTGAATTCATCAAACTCAATCTTTTAAGAATTCCTTTAAGGCTGGGAATGGATGTTTTTACCATTGGAAAAATAGGCAGCGAAAGAGAAAAAATGGTCATCGATTCCATGAAAATTTTCAGTGACCTGATGAAGATCTATAAGGTAGACCATTACAGAGCCTGTGCCACAAGTGCCATGCGTGATGCCGCCAACGGTAATGAAATCATCCGGCAGGTTCAGGAAACCTCAGGTATCACTATAGAGATTATCTCCGGTGACGAAGAAGCTACCCTGATCTATGAAAACCACGTAGCAGAAGGTTTAGATAAAGAATTTGCCTACCTGTACATCGACGTAGGCGGAGGTTCCACCGAACTTACCTTCTATGAAAACGGCAAAATGGTCTATGAAAGATCCTTCAATATCGGAACCATCCGGCTTCTGAATAATCTGGTTACAATGGACAACTGGAAAGAAATGAAAGATGAGATCAAACAAAATATTGTCAGCACAAAACCTATCGTGGCAATCGGTTCAGGAGGAAATATCAATAAAGTATTTTCTATGAGCAAAATTAAAGACGGAAAACCCATGTCTTTATCACACCTTAAAAAGGTTTACAAAGAATTTAATGAACTTTCCGTAGAAGAAAGAATGACTCAATACAGTCTCAGAGAAGACAGAGCTGACGTTTTGGTTCATGCCCTGAGCATTTTCAACAATATTATGTCATGGTCGGAGATCAATAGAATTTTTGTTCCTAAAATCTCCGTAGCAGACGGGCTTATTCAGAATATTTACAGCCAGTTGCAGCATAAAAAATAA